One Atribacterota bacterium DNA window includes the following coding sequences:
- a CDS encoding ATP-dependent RecD-like DNA helicase gives MEEEFTLIKGTIKKLVYHNEENGFVIARIDEQEPEKKESTVVGKMAAISIGETYQFKGKWNLDSRYGWQFNFEDYQIILPTTLEGVRRYLGSGLIKGVGPSTANRIVDRFGEKTLEIIEDYPERLNEVDGIARKRIELIKKSWQEQKEIKRVMLFLQSYNITTGYAVKIFKQYGSKAIEKLKENPYCLVDDIFGIGFKIADKIAQNLGIQKDSPSRIRAGIKYCLTENAGQGHCYVDYNEITQMTAELLDTKQEQVEKECAVLNRSGDINIQENQVWLPVYFNAEKEVSKKIISLIHYPQQLTQINIDSKIEELEKKYRIKFAKEQKRAIKEVLLHRILILTGGPGTGKTTTTIGLIELFEDLGLKIVLAAPTGRAAKKLSEATQRNAKTIHRLLAYNPRERGFTKNKDNPIRADVIILDEVSMIDIILMNHLLKAVTDNTFLILIGDIDQLPSVGPGNILKDMIDSEVIPVIRLTHIYRQKEKSLIVVNAHLVNQGKYPVLKGKQERDFYFLKEDNPEKAAEKIIKLCTTRLPYTYRFNPIRDIQILTPMYKGSAGADNLNQLMRNALNPGGKALKYGHQQYKINDKVMQIRNNYDKEVFNGDIGNIKEIDFEEQIVRVLFYTRIVEYDFSELNELVLAYAITVHKSQGSEYPVVVIPMLTQHFLLLQRNLLYTAITRARKMVIIVGTNKALWIAIKNNKTVKRNTFLKERLINMISLAGKRREK, from the coding sequence ATGGAAGAAGAATTTACTCTTATAAAAGGAACAATTAAAAAGTTAGTATATCACAATGAAGAAAATGGTTTTGTTATTGCCCGCATCGATGAGCAGGAACCGGAAAAAAAAGAATCAACTGTAGTCGGCAAGATGGCAGCCATAAGTATCGGGGAGACCTATCAATTTAAAGGTAAGTGGAACCTTGACTCAAGATATGGCTGGCAGTTTAATTTTGAAGACTACCAGATTATTTTGCCCACTACACTGGAAGGTGTTCGCCGTTATTTAGGCTCGGGTTTGATTAAAGGGGTAGGCCCCTCAACGGCGAATAGGATTGTTGACCGGTTTGGAGAAAAAACTCTTGAAATAATTGAAGATTACCCCGAAAGATTAAACGAGGTAGATGGTATAGCCAGGAAAAGAATCGAGCTTATCAAGAAATCCTGGCAGGAGCAAAAAGAGATTAAGCGGGTTATGCTTTTTTTACAGTCCTATAATATTACTACCGGCTATGCAGTAAAAATATTTAAGCAGTATGGCTCTAAGGCTATAGAAAAACTGAAAGAAAATCCTTATTGTCTGGTTGATGACATTTTTGGCATCGGCTTTAAGATTGCCGATAAAATTGCTCAAAATTTAGGAATACAGAAGGATTCTCCATCCCGAATCAGGGCAGGGATAAAATATTGTTTAACTGAAAATGCAGGACAGGGACATTGTTATGTAGATTATAATGAGATAACCCAAATGACTGCAGAGCTACTGGATACTAAGCAAGAGCAGGTGGAAAAAGAATGCGCAGTACTTAACCGTTCCGGAGACATAAATATACAGGAAAACCAGGTTTGGCTTCCTGTATATTTTAATGCAGAAAAAGAGGTTAGTAAAAAAATTATATCCCTGATACATTATCCTCAACAATTGACACAGATAAATATTGATTCGAAGATAGAGGAATTAGAGAAAAAGTATCGGATTAAATTTGCCAAAGAGCAAAAAAGGGCAATAAAGGAAGTTCTTCTTCACCGTATTTTGATACTTACCGGGGGCCCGGGAACAGGTAAAACAACAACAACTATCGGGCTAATTGAATTGTTTGAAGATTTAGGTCTAAAAATTGTCCTTGCTGCTCCCACCGGCAGGGCTGCCAAAAAACTGAGCGAGGCTACCCAGAGAAATGCCAAAACTATTCATCGGCTACTTGCTTATAACCCAAGAGAAAGAGGTTTTACAAAAAATAAAGACAATCCAATCAGGGCAGATGTGATTATTTTAGACGAAGTTTCCATGATTGATATTATCTTAATGAACCACCTGTTGAAGGCAGTTACGGATAATACTTTTTTAATCCTGATTGGTGATATTGATCAATTACCGTCAGTTGGTCCGGGAAATATTTTGAAAGATATGATTGATTCAGAGGTGATTCCGGTAATCAGATTAACCCATATCTACAGACAAAAGGAAAAAAGCCTTATTGTTGTAAATGCACATCTGGTTAATCAGGGGAAATATCCTGTTTTAAAAGGAAAACAGGAAAGAGATTTTTATTTTCTGAAGGAGGATAACCCGGAAAAGGCGGCTGAAAAGATAATAAAATTATGCACTACCCGTTTGCCATATACTTACAGGTTTAACCCGATTAGAGATATACAGATATTGACTCCGATGTATAAGGGTTCTGCTGGAGCAGACAATCTTAACCAATTAATGAGAAATGCATTAAACCCCGGAGGAAAAGCTTTGAAATACGGACATCAACAGTATAAAATAAATGATAAAGTAATGCAGATTCGAAATAATTATGATAAGGAAGTATTTAACGGAGATATCGGAAATATTAAGGAAATTGATTTTGAGGAACAGATTGTTAGAGTCCTTTTTTATACCCGGATTGTAGAGTACGATTTCTCAGAACTTAATGAGCTGGTACTGGCATATGCAATTACTGTTCATAAAAGTCAGGGCAGCGAATACCCGGTAGTGGTTATTCCCATGTTGACACAGCATTTTCTTTTGCTGCAACGGAATTTATTATATACTGCCATTACCAGGGCAAGGAAAATGGTAATTATTGTTGGAACAAACAAGGCGCTATGGATTGCAATTAAGAATAATAAGACAGTCAAGAGAAATACCTTTTTGAAAGAAAGGTTAATTAATATGATATCCTTAGCAGGTAAAAGGAGAGAAAAATGA